The Elaeis guineensis isolate ETL-2024a chromosome 14, EG11, whole genome shotgun sequence genome has a segment encoding these proteins:
- the LOC105057155 gene encoding small ribosomal subunit protein eS7, whose product MFTARKKIQKDKDLEPSEFEESVAQALFDLENNNQELKSDLRDLYINSAVQMDVAGNRKAVVIHIPYRLRKAYRKIHVRLVRELEKKFSGKDVILIATRRILRPPKKGSAIVRPRSRTLTAVHDATLEDVVYPAEIVGKRIRYHLDGSKIIKIFLDPKERNTTEYKLETFTGVYRKLCEKDVVFEYPVTESA is encoded by the exons ATGTTTACCGCAAGGAAGAAAATTCAGAAGGACAAGGACCTTGAGCCATCTGAGTTTGAGGAGAGTGTTGCTCAG gctttatttgatttggagaaCAATAACCAGGAGTTGAAGAGTGACCTGAGAGACCTTTACATCAATTCGGCAGT CCAAATGGATGTAGCTGGCAACCGGAAAGCTGTTGTTATACATATACCCTACAGACTTCGGAAAGCCTATAGGAAAATTCATGTGAGGCTTGTAagagagttggagaagaagttcAGTGGCAAG GATGTGATTCTTATTGCAACGCGAAGGATATTAAGGCCACCCAAGAAAGGTTCAGCTATTGTGCGCCCTCGCAGCCGCACCCTCACTGCTGTTCATGATGCCACCTTGGAAGATGTTGTATACCCAGCAGAAATTGTTGGGAAGCGTATAAGATATCATTTGGATGGATCCAAGATCATCAAG ATTTTCCTGGACCCAAAGGAACGCAACACCACCGAGTATAAGCTGGAAACATTCACTGGAGTCTACCGCAAGCTCTGTGAGAAAGATGTGGTGTTCGAATATCCGGTGACTGAGAGCGCATGA